Within Nocardioides rotundus, the genomic segment CGGTGACAGCGTGGCCGGGGCTACCCGCGGGGCGGGCGGCGCTTGCGGTGGCCAGATCGCTTCGAGCGACCGGTCGACGACCGTCCGGCCGAACCTACCTGTGCGGGGTCGGCCCACGAAACCCGCACCAGGGTGGCGGGGGAGCTTGCCGGCGACTCCGTGCCGACCTCGAGTCGCTCGGGCCGGGCCGCGCCCAGATTGTCCAGCACCCCGCTGGCGTCCTCGATCTCCTGACCCACCGAGGAGCCCTTCATCGCCACCAGCGCGCCGTGCGGCGCGACGAGCGGCATCGACCACTCCAGCAAGCGGGGCAGGGGAGCCACGGCCCGCGAGGTCACCACGTCGAACCGGCGCTGCCCGTGCAGCGCCTCCGCCCGGCCCCGGACCACCTCGACGTTGTCCAGACCCAGCTCCTCGACCACCTCGCTGAGGAAGGTGGTGCGCCGCAGCAGGGGCTCGACCAGGGTGATCCGAAGGTCGGGACGCACGATCGCGAGCACCAGGCCGGGGAGACCGGCGCCGGACCCGACATCGGCGACGGTGGCGTCCCGGGGCAGCACCTCGGCCATGGCGGCCGAGTTGAGCAGATGCCGCTCCCAGAGCCGCTCCACCTCCCGCGGCCCGATCAGCCCGCGCAGGGTGCCGTCGGTGGCCAGGAGCTCGGCGTACCTCTCTGCCAGGGGCAGTCGGTCAGGCGCAAACACCCCCCGCGCCGCGTCCGGCGTGGGGGGTGTTTCACGTGAAACGTCGCTCATCAGGCGGGGAGGATCACCACGAACCGCCGCGGCTCCGCACCCTCGGACTCCGAGGTCAGGCCGGCGGCGGTGACGGCGTCGTGCACCACCTTGCGCTCGAAGGACGTCATCGGGGCGAGGGAGACCGGCGACCCGTCGGCACGGACCTCGGCGATCTTCTGCTCGGCCAGCGTGACCAGCTCCTGGCGCTTGCGCTCGCGGTGACCGGAGACGTCCAGCATCAACCGGGACCGCTCACCGGTCTCGCGGTAGACAGCCAGACGCGTCAGCTCCTGCAGCGCGTCCAGCACCTCGCCGTTCTCACCCACCAGCTGGCTCAGCTCGGCGCCCACGATCGACACCATCGCCCGGTCGCCCTCGACGTCCATGTCCAGGTCACCGTCGAGGTCGGCGATGTCGAGCAGCTCCTCGAGGTAGTCGGCGGCGATGTCGCCCTCCTGCTCCAGCCGCTCCAGCCGCGATCCGCGGCGGCCCTCGCCCGACTCGGCGGCCGCGTCCTGCGCGGAGTCGTCCGTCTCGGGGGCGTCCACCGGCGCCTGGGCCGGCTCGTTCAGGTCGGTGGTGG encodes:
- the rsmG gene encoding 16S rRNA (guanine(527)-N(7))-methyltransferase RsmG, translating into MFAPDRLPLAERYAELLATDGTLRGLIGPREVERLWERHLLNSAAMAEVLPRDATVADVGSGAGLPGLVLAIVRPDLRITLVEPLLRRTTFLSEVVEELGLDNVEVVRGRAEALHGQRRFDVVTSRAVAPLPRLLEWSMPLVAPHGALVAMKGSSVGQEIEDASGVLDNLGAARPERLEVGTESPASSPATLVRVSWADPAQVGSAGRSSTGRSKRSGHRKRRPPRG
- a CDS encoding Jag family protein, whose amino-acid sequence is MSDETTTDLNEPAQAPVDAPETDDSAQDAAAESGEGRRGSRLERLEQEGDIAADYLEELLDIADLDGDLDMDVEGDRAMVSIVGAELSQLVGENGEVLDALQELTRLAVYRETGERSRLMLDVSGHRERKRQELVTLAEQKIAEVRADGSPVSLAPMTSFERKVVHDAVTAAGLTSESEGAEPRRFVVILPA